The Pseudomonas cucumis sequence GCGGATCATCAGTGTGAACGTCAATGGGATTCAGGCTGCAGTCGAGCGTGGTTTGCTCAGTTGGCTGCAAGCACAGAATGCCGACGTCATCTGCCTGCAGGACACCCGCGCCTCCGCCTTTGAACTGGACGATCCAGCCTTCCAACTGGATGGCTACTTCCTTTATGCCTGCGAAGCTGAAGTTCCCGCCCAAGGTGGCGTGGCTTTGTACTCGCGGTTGCAACCGAAGGCAGTCATCAGCGGTCTCGGCTTCGAGACGGCCGACCGCTACGGGCGTTACCTGCAAGCCGATTTCGACAAGGTCAGCATCGCGACCTTGCTGCTCCCTTCGGGGCAGAATGGCGATGAAGACTTGAACCAGAAGTTCAAGCTAATGGACGACTTCGCCCGTTATCTGGATAAACAGCGACGCAAACGTCGCGAGTACATTTATTGTGGCTCGCTGTACGTGGCGCAACAGAAGCTGGATATCAAGAACTGGCGCGACAGCCAGCAATCCCCGGGCTTCCTGGCACCTGAGCGTGCCTGGATGGACGAGATTGTCGGCAACATGGGTTATGTCGATGCCCTGCGCGAAGTCAGCCGTGAAGGCGACCAGTACAGCTGGTGGCCGGACAACGAACAGGCCGAGATGCTTAACCTGGGCTGGCGTTTCGACTACCAGTTGCTGACCCCAGGCCTGCGCCGCTTCGTACGCAGCGCACGCCTGCCACGTCAGCCACGGTTCTCGCAGCACGCCCCGCTGATCGTAGACTACGACTGGACGCTGACGATCTAGGTTTCGCTGACACGAAAACCTGCTGACCCGGTTGACGAAAATGCCCGTATCTTGCGATACGGGCATTTTACTTATGCTTTATACCTTCAAGCAGCGGCGAAAAACGGCAGCGCCAGGTACAACTTGATGACGATGACATTAATGATGTCGATGAAGAAAGCACCCACCATTGGCACCACTAGAAACGCTATTTGCGAAGGTCCGTAACGTTGTGTCACCGCTTGCATGTTAGCGATGGCAGTTGGCGTGGCTCCTAGTCCAAAACCGCAGTGCCCTGCCGCCAGAACTGCCGCATCGTAGTTGCTGCCCATCACTCTGAATGTCACGAAAATCGCAAACAGTGCCATGACCAACGCTTGCGCAGCCAGGATGATAAAGAATGGCAAAGCCAGTGCTGCCAGATCCCACAGTTTGAGCGACATCAAAGCGATCGCCAGAAACAGCGATAAGCTGACATTCCCCAACACGGAAACTTCACGCTCAAACACCTGATACAAGCCAAGTGCGGAAAGGCCGTTGCGTAAAACCACACCCACGAACAAAACACATACGAACGTCGGCAACTCAAATGCAGTTCCGTGGAGCAGGCCATTCAAGAGGGAGCCTGCCATCAGACTGACGGCGATCAGCGCGAGCGTCTCGACAAACGAAAAGGGTGTGATCGAGCGCTCTTTGTTTGGCTGCTCAAAGCCCTTCGGCAGACGCGGCTTGCCTTGCTCGAGGCCGGGTGCCTGGACACGCTTGATGAGCAGGCGAGCGACCGGACCACCAATCAAACCACCCAGCACCAAGCCAAATGTAGCAGAGGCCATCGCGAGCTCAGAGGCGGAAGCCAGACCAAACTTCTCGCTGAACGTCGCTCCCCACGCAGCGCCTGTACCGTGACCGCCAGACAACGTAATCGAGCCCGTCAACAAACCCATCAACGGATCGAGCCCCAAGGCCTTTGCGAGACCGATGCCCATGGCATTCTGGACCACCAGAAGCCCGATCACCGCCAGTAGAAAGATCCCCACTACGCGCCCGCCTTTCTTCAGGCTGGCGAAGTCTGCACTCAAGCCGATGGTGGCAAAAAAAGCCAACATCAAGGGTGTTTGCAGTGAGGTCTCAAATCGGACGTCAATATCAAATCCTCGCAAAGCCAAGAGAAGCAGAGCAACCACCAGGCCGCCTGCTACAGGCTCAGGGATATTGTAACTGCGTAAAAAACCGATTCGTGCGACGAGTCCGCGTCCCAGTAACAGTACTAAAGAGGCGGCCACAAGTGTTCCATAAAAATCGAGTTGAACCATTGGGATTATTCTTTGATATATATTCAGGGGCGAACTTTTTACCTGGACACGCCTCTAGAACAGGTTGATCTTCTCAACACTGATTTGCTTTAAATTCAAGGACCTTCAATGGTCTGAATATATCGAAATATTTCTGAAGGAATATTACTTGGGGTAACTTTATCAACCGCGAAGTCTCATTGCCAAGCGCATAGGCGGCGCTGAGGCGAAGCAGTTGTGACTAGAAGTGTAAGAGCGATAGTGCGCCGTAATACCTGCGGCGACG is a genomic window containing:
- a CDS encoding exodeoxyribonuclease III, encoding MRIISVNVNGIQAAVERGLLSWLQAQNADVICLQDTRASAFELDDPAFQLDGYFLYACEAEVPAQGGVALYSRLQPKAVISGLGFETADRYGRYLQADFDKVSIATLLLPSGQNGDEDLNQKFKLMDDFARYLDKQRRKRREYIYCGSLYVAQQKLDIKNWRDSQQSPGFLAPERAWMDEIVGNMGYVDALREVSREGDQYSWWPDNEQAEMLNLGWRFDYQLLTPGLRRFVRSARLPRQPRFSQHAPLIVDYDWTLTI
- the gltS gene encoding sodium/glutamate symporter, giving the protein MVQLDFYGTLVAASLVLLLGRGLVARIGFLRSYNIPEPVAGGLVVALLLLALRGFDIDVRFETSLQTPLMLAFFATIGLSADFASLKKGGRVVGIFLLAVIGLLVVQNAMGIGLAKALGLDPLMGLLTGSITLSGGHGTGAAWGATFSEKFGLASASELAMASATFGLVLGGLIGGPVARLLIKRVQAPGLEQGKPRLPKGFEQPNKERSITPFSFVETLALIAVSLMAGSLLNGLLHGTAFELPTFVCVLFVGVVLRNGLSALGLYQVFEREVSVLGNVSLSLFLAIALMSLKLWDLAALALPFFIILAAQALVMALFAIFVTFRVMGSNYDAAVLAAGHCGFGLGATPTAIANMQAVTQRYGPSQIAFLVVPMVGAFFIDIINVIVIKLYLALPFFAAA